A genomic stretch from Caldicellulosiruptoraceae bacterium PP1 includes:
- a CDS encoding Spo0E family sporulation regulatory protein-aspartic acid phosphatase encodes MNKIRVEILLKAIELLKAELDQLIGETKDLLDPNIINKSQELDKLLVEYYELLKELKE; translated from the coding sequence ATGAACAAAATAAGAGTAGAAATACTATTAAAAGCAATTGAATTATTAAAAGCTGAATTAGATCAATTGATAGGCGAAACAAAAGATTTACTTGATCCTAATATTATAAATAAGAGTCAGGAGTTAGACAAGCTATTGGTTGAGTATTACGAATTACTAAAAGAATTAAAAGAATAA
- a CDS encoding N-acetylmuramoyl-L-alanine amidase encodes MTKKIIILICIFTLMLSSVALSNNYRIFIDNKEIKNISITNKSNIIYVSIYDLFKNLNYKIDWNSKTKEIILLSNSSKITFKINSNIVFIDKKQVKISTKPTIINQRSYLNILDLSNIIAYNAFIDKKNNKIYINRKVASISRSNSSKNSSIDAKQNTQNTVNQIQNNLTSINYSFANSTFQLKASLVKQGNYKVYKLEKPTRIVLDIYDTNDILLNNNIKIDHNGIKSIRHAINKDKDGKIFTRIVVDVYDDMALVNSFKAVFEGNNINLFINLNQLSSSSKSIDTNIDDETTVEKNVYNIEGFSVEKGNLFEKIIINCSSDSVATINEIANSNYIVLRIKDALFKTLTQAVYDYNDEYIDFIGINQNYEQKITEFIISKKSNYFVLDKTSFGYQLILTNNLPIIRPLDQSKLLVDNALVSSVICDVYYSKIIFKSTNDIIISNAVYSLNEYITTIEKVYDKGVYNATIYLKPDVVAQKTINQNNIVITFNKKQNKKFVIYLDPGHGGKDPGAIYKKIINGKTVATYNEKDFNLDISLRLKQELLKLGYEVYMTREDDRYIDLYERTDMANKKNADLFISIHNNAHDSDKVSGTMVLYKNSSNTNLVIDNKQFANIVLNEIINYTLMQNKGIIERPNLAVLRTSNMSAVLVEVAYGTNQNDLDKLLSDDFKNNVAKAIATAVEKIFINRK; translated from the coding sequence ATGACAAAAAAAATTATAATTTTAATTTGTATTTTTACACTGATGTTGTCATCAGTTGCTCTTAGCAATAATTATCGGATATTTATTGATAATAAAGAAATTAAAAATATTTCAATAACAAATAAATCAAATATTATTTATGTATCTATTTATGATTTATTCAAAAATTTAAATTATAAAATTGATTGGAATAGTAAAACAAAAGAAATTATTTTATTATCAAATTCATCAAAGATAACATTTAAGATAAATTCAAATATTGTTTTTATAGATAAAAAACAGGTAAAAATTTCTACAAAACCAACTATAATTAACCAAAGGTCATATTTAAATATACTTGATTTATCCAATATCATTGCTTACAATGCTTTTATTGATAAAAAAAATAATAAAATATACATAAATAGAAAAGTTGCTAGCATTTCACGTAGTAATTCAAGTAAAAATAGTAGTATAGATGCTAAACAAAATACTCAAAATACTGTGAATCAAATACAAAATAATTTAACTTCAATTAATTATTCATTTGCAAACAGCACATTTCAATTAAAAGCATCTTTGGTTAAACAAGGAAATTATAAGGTATATAAGCTGGAGAAACCAACAAGAATTGTTTTGGATATTTATGATACAAATGATATATTACTAAACAATAATATAAAAATAGATCATAATGGAATTAAATCGATAAGACATGCAATTAATAAAGATAAAGATGGGAAAATATTTACAAGAATAGTTGTTGATGTTTACGATGATATGGCTTTAGTTAATAGTTTTAAAGCTGTTTTTGAAGGAAATAATATTAATCTTTTTATTAACTTAAATCAATTGAGTTCTTCGTCAAAGTCAATTGATACAAATATTGATGATGAAACAACAGTTGAAAAAAATGTGTATAACATTGAAGGATTTAGTGTTGAAAAGGGAAATCTATTTGAAAAGATTATAATAAATTGTTCAAGTGACTCAGTTGCTACAATTAATGAAATTGCTAATAGTAATTATATTGTTTTAAGAATAAAAGATGCATTATTTAAAACATTAACTCAAGCAGTATATGATTATAATGATGAATATATTGACTTTATAGGAATTAATCAAAACTATGAACAAAAAATAACCGAATTTATTATTTCAAAAAAGTCTAATTACTTTGTATTAGACAAGACTTCTTTTGGTTACCAATTAATTTTAACAAACAATTTACCAATAATTAGACCGCTTGACCAAAGTAAATTACTAGTTGATAATGCTTTAGTTAGTTCTGTTATTTGTGATGTATACTATAGTAAGATTATTTTTAAGTCCACAAATGACATAATAATTTCAAATGCAGTATATAGCTTAAATGAATATATAACTACAATAGAAAAAGTTTATGATAAAGGGGTCTACAATGCCACCATTTATCTCAAACCTGATGTCGTTGCTCAAAAGACAATAAATCAAAATAATATTGTGATTACTTTTAATAAAAAGCAGAATAAAAAATTTGTGATTTACTTAGATCCAGGCCATGGAGGAAAAGATCCAGGTGCAATCTATAAAAAAATAATTAATGGGAAAACAGTAGCAACATATAACGAAAAAGATTTTAACCTTGATATATCTCTAAGATTAAAACAGGAACTTTTAAAATTAGGATATGAGGTATATATGACAAGAGAAGATGATAGATATATTGATCTTTACGAAAGAACAGATATGGCTAATAAGAAAAATGCTGATTTGTTTATTAGTATACACAATAATGCCCATGATTCAGATAAAGTAAGCGGGACAATGGTATTATATAAAAATAGCTCAAATACTAATTTAGTTATTGACAACAAACAATTTGCTAATATTGTACTAAATGAGATTATAAACTATACATTAATGCAAAACAAAGGAATAATTGAAAGACCTAACCTTGCTGTCTTACGGACCTCTAATATGTCAGCAGTATTGGTTGAGGTTGCATATGGAACTAATCAAAATGACTTAGACAAGTTACTATCTGATGACTTTAAAAATAATGTTGCAAAAGCAATTGCAACAGCTGTTGAAAAAATATTTATTAATAGAAAATAA
- a CDS encoding metal-sensitive transcriptional regulator: MSEYSNEKENILVRLRKIEGQIKGIQKMIENEKSCNEVLTQIAAARSALNKVGTIILEKYSKACLSEFKETQEQKNVDELVETLIRFIK; the protein is encoded by the coding sequence ATGAGTGAATATTCTAATGAGAAGGAAAATATTCTTGTTAGATTAAGAAAAATCGAAGGTCAAATTAAAGGTATTCAAAAAATGATTGAAAATGAAAAATCTTGTAATGAAGTTCTTACTCAAATTGCTGCTGCTAGGTCTGCACTTAACAAAGTAGGAACTATTATACTTGAAAAATATTCAAAAGCTTGTCTTTCCGAATTCAAAGAAACACAAGAGCAAAAAAATGTTGATGAATTGGTTGAAACCTTAATAAGGTTTATTAAATAA
- the trxA gene encoding thioredoxin — protein sequence MMSNIVTITRENFEQEVIKSDIPVLIDFWAAWCGPCRMVAPVIESLSDEYVGKVKFAKLNVDDYGDLAAIYRVMSIPTIMLFKDGKPVDKIIGARPKGDFVAFLNRNL from the coding sequence ATTATGTCAAATATTGTTACTATTACAAGAGAAAATTTTGAGCAAGAGGTAATTAAGTCTGATATCCCAGTATTAATTGATTTTTGGGCTGCTTGGTGTGGGCCATGTAGAATGGTTGCACCTGTTATAGAATCCTTATCAGACGAATATGTTGGAAAGGTTAAATTTGCTAAATTAAATGTTGATGATTATGGTGATCTTGCAGCTATTTATAGAGTAATGAGCATTCCAACAATAATGCTTTTTAAGGATGGGAAACCAGTAGATAAAATAATTGGTGCAAGACCTAAGGGAGATTTTGTAGCATTTCTTAATAGAAATCTATAA
- a CDS encoding SIMPL domain-containing protein — protein sequence MINKKSFIFISSIFLIISFALIFNGNLSQGIAANQGTSSTTEIIVKGSASIFAQPDISIITAGVLSENVSADEAYKETALKINRIIDSIKKLGISTNDIKTIRVNVYPKYSYEKDTGSSKIIGFYASSDIQVTIRNIQNTGKVIDTAVKNGSNNISDIRYDVSNLDKYYNQALAKAVNVAKSKATVIADNIGVKLGKPRNVTENTYVNYPITTYNKMTSVAAQDSAIQIEPGSVEIKADITLTY from the coding sequence ATGATCAATAAAAAGTCATTCATATTTATTAGTTCTATTTTCTTAATAATTAGTTTTGCTCTAATTTTTAATGGAAACTTATCTCAAGGTATCGCAGCTAATCAAGGCACTTCATCTACGACAGAAATCATTGTTAAAGGTTCTGCTTCAATTTTTGCTCAACCAGATATCTCAATAATAACCGCTGGTGTTTTAAGCGAAAATGTAAGTGCAGATGAAGCTTACAAAGAAACCGCACTCAAGATAAATAGAATAATTGATTCAATTAAAAAGCTAGGAATTTCAACAAATGACATAAAAACAATAAGAGTTAATGTATATCCAAAGTATAGTTATGAAAAAGACACAGGCAGTTCAAAAATTATAGGCTTTTATGCAAGTTCTGACATACAAGTAACAATAAGAAATATTCAAAATACAGGAAAAGTAATTGATACAGCAGTTAAGAATGGATCTAATAATATTTCTGATATTAGATATGATGTTTCAAATTTGGATAAATACTATAATCAAGCTCTAGCAAAAGCAGTTAATGTAGCAAAAAGCAAAGCAACTGTAATTGCTGATAATATTGGCGTTAAATTAGGTAAACCAAGAAATGTTACAGAAAATACCTATGTAAACTATCCAATAACAACATATAATAAAATGACATCTGTTGCTGCTCAAGATAGTGCTATTCAAATTGAACCTGGTAGCGTAGAAATTAAAGCCGACATAACATTAACCTATTAA
- a CDS encoding AraC family transcriptional regulator, with translation MNQVFLVTTGLEQKLPIILKGIGTRDSQEKVYRKEGFPDYHYLHTLSGKGFFIVDNKKYIIDENMGFFLFPNVPHEYYPIENNWSTIWLTFNGPAVNEVLKSLEIKSYEVFSLPNKSLLESIMQAISNKYYSANYYVSLECSQLVYNFILNLAMAIQNGVDNNFESNYVRLSPILKFIDENYKLELSLEDLSKIVQLSPQHLCNLFKKTFKITPYEYLIRVRIQKAKEMLIKNDYSQVKEICYDVGFKNISYFCYVFKKLEGVTPSQFKKLFL, from the coding sequence CAAAAGTTGCCAATAATTTTAAAAGGTATAGGGACAAGAGATTCACAAGAAAAAGTATACAGAAAAGAAGGTTTTCCTGATTATCACTATTTACATACATTATCAGGCAAAGGTTTTTTTATTGTTGATAATAAAAAATATATAATTGATGAAAATATGGGTTTTTTCTTATTTCCTAATGTCCCACACGAATATTATCCAATAGAAAATAATTGGTCTACAATTTGGCTTACTTTCAACGGTCCTGCAGTAAATGAAGTATTGAAATCACTTGAAATAAAAAGTTACGAAGTCTTTTCATTACCAAATAAGTCTTTGCTTGAAAGTATAATGCAAGCAATTAGTAACAAATATTATAGTGCAAATTACTATGTTTCTCTTGAATGTTCTCAATTAGTATATAATTTCATATTAAATTTAGCTATGGCAATACAAAATGGTGTTGATAATAATTTTGAATCAAATTATGTAAGATTATCGCCAATCTTAAAATTTATTGACGAAAATTATAAATTAGAATTATCACTTGAAGATTTATCAAAAATTGTTCAACTTTCACCACAGCATTTATGTAATTTATTTAAAAAGACATTTAAAATAACTCCTTATGAATATTTAATAAGAGTAAGAATTCAAAAAGCAAAGGAAATGCTTATAAAAAATGACTATTCACAAGTAAAAGAGATTTGTTATGATGTTGGTTTTAAAAATATAAGTTATTTTTGCTACGTTTTTAAAAAATTAGAAGGTGTTACGCCATCACAATTTAAAAAATTATTTTTATAG